The Syngnathus scovelli strain Florida chromosome 17, RoL_Ssco_1.2, whole genome shotgun sequence sequence AACTTTGAATCCTCTGGaggttaaaacttttttttattttgatttagtgatctatttttatttattgttttattttttctgtttttaaattgtgctttattttttttaatttatatttattcattttatttttatatggcATGCACAGCTGCAGGGTTTGAGTTCATTCAACCGTgaccacatcacacacacacacatgcgtgcacATGCTCAGACACATGCCCGACGACCTCGGGGACCGCTTCAGCCGAAGCGAGCCCTTGAGCCGAGTCACATTTTAATAAATCACGCAAATGTGTCACAATTCCTACAaatacatgttttgtttttttccccagtatGTCGACCGTACGTCAAAGTCTACCAGGGAATGCAAGCGGTGTATTCATCTGGAATCTAGTAAGTTGTGCCGTCACTCACTGTGGAATCCTTATAGCGACTTGAGAATTCATTTTGATTGCAACTTTTTGCATGACAGTCACATCGGTTCAGGCCACAGAGGGCGGATCTGCGTCACCCTGGAGCCTGCCCAGCTTCTCAAAGGGGATATTATGGTAAGGAAAATAAACAGCGCACAATACACCCTCAGATGACATCAGGACTTCACCGTATTTTCATATTCCCCTTTTAGATTAAATGTTACCACAAGAGTGAGGTTTCTTCAGAGCGGGAGGTGATTTTCAGGCTGCAGTTCCACACGGGAGCAGTGCAGGGCTATAAGATGATGTTTGATAAGGAGGACATGGAATCCGCcaacaaaggtaaaaaaaaaaaaaagagaaggaaaAACAGGTCTTGACTCGTCTGGCCTACAAGGAGCATGCCAGGTTTAATTTACACGTCTTGCATCCCTGTGTTGTTTTAGATTCCAGATTTCCTGAGTACGGCAAAGTTGAGCTGGTTTTCTCGGAGGGACCGGAAAAGATTCCCGGTAAGTTGGAGTTCAAAAAGAAAAgctctagaagaaaaaaaaagcgctcAAGAGCCAACCTCCGTTTGGGTGGGAATTGTGTACAGCGGGTTtatcagatttaaaaaaaaatcttttttcagTTTATCAGAATTTTTTAAGAATATTTTGGAGTTTACAAAAAAATCCATGCCCCCCCATTTTGCTTACTATGTTTATATGAAGAGATTTATGCTATCAGGCATACAAGGGTCGTTGGGTTCCAAGCAAATACGAAACACATATTTCTTAGTAAATGTCAAAGATAGATAAATCCACTGGACATGAGAATCGCACATCCGGATGATAGATGAGAACCCTCTTGAATCTGATGACTTTTGCATTGCTCTCTGGTGTGATATTTTCAAAGTTATTACTCTGCAAAAGTTGTCGTAAAGGGAGCTCATTGCTAgatttcatgtttcttttggCCTCAGGTGCCGACAGATGGCACAACGGAACCGACGTTACTGTGGACTACAATACCGCCGACCCCCTGATCCGCTGGGACTCCTACCAGAACATGTGTGACGCAGAAGGTACCGTAGCACGTAAGTACCCCTCAATTGCTTTGTCAAATTCtcagctaccgtattttccgcactataaggcgcatctaaaatcctcaaattttctcaaaagccgacagtgcgccttataatcaggtgcgggccaaatgtatatatcttatatatggacaaagttttaaaatgggccattcattgaaggtgcgccttatagtgcggaaaatacggtaattctcGCCGAACGACCGCGATGCTAACGAGGACGAGTGTGAGCAAAAATGGAGGGAAGGAACTGCCTTCAATGAGATAGAAGGGAGGAGAGTTGATCTGTGTGAACGTCGGCGGCTTCAAAGTCAGCGAGACTTGAGTTCTCAGGGCTTTTCTAGCATCAAATGAGTAGGCGCGCTTGAACCATCGCGCAGCCTCGGCATTCGGAGATTGGCGGCGGGCCGTCCCCTCCGTGGTCGGCGCTCTCCACGCAACGGCGCCATTCACAAGAGCCTCCCAGAATAGATCCCCATCCACCTAATTCCCATCACTCACTTTTATGAAAGTTGCGCTGTGTTATGCTCACATAAACATTTATgtcccaattaaaaaaaaataaaataaaaaaagcagacATGAACAAAGCCGCAACCCCCTCGCTTGATTCCGAAGCATTCATGTGGGATATTTACAGCCCCGCTTTCTCATGTAAACACGACATCCGAGCGAGACTTTGTGGGAATTCTACATTTTCTTCCCAGCACCCCGCATCCCTTTTTTTGACAGCCTACAAAGCGACACAACCCGAGGAAGTCTAAAAACTGTTTGCCACAAGAGTGCTAagatggtggggggggagaactCATTTACttcaatggcttttttttttctcctccaatcAGTACCAATGTGTGTTTTAGTGCTATGTGTGAATTAAGAGAGGGATTCAAAAGCAGCCCAGAGAGGGTGTTTACTGACAAAAAGGGGCGCTAACAGCTGGAAACGTTTGCAAGTTGCTTATTAAAGAAGAAATAGTGAATAGGTGCATTTTGCCCTCTCATCACTTGCTATGTAATCTTGCAGAAAGTCAATATTTAAAGGTAGCCGACCGCCTGTCATGTCACCGTCGGTCGGGGCTACTGTAGTTTGGAGTCATTGTTTGTCGAGTAGGAAGAAAGGAGCATCGGTATTCATTTTTCAAATTATGGCTCTAGGTTTTGACAGTTGGGATGTTGGAATTGGAGGAATTTAAGGAAGGGCATTCTATAATTGCATAGTTGTAGATCCTCCAAAAAGTTTGACACATGACACTTTTGTTGGGACTGACCGCAGACGACAAGGCTACATAAAATTTGGGTGGAATACAGGAATTGAGAACTATTTATAAGTTCAATACTTTGTGACCCACTTTTACAGCAGTTAAACCAAGcatttaaaggaaaaaaatcactttcaaaaaGTCACAAATCGTGACACTTGCTTCGTCATATTTGACGTCAAGTTTTTATGTAGACTACGTAGCGCCAACAAATATAGTATGCGGTGGGATCTTCTGTCAAAatgatgcaatttaaaaaataaaataaaaaaggggggggggggaaatggctGCATGGTCAAAATGgtggaaaaaatgcaaatagtTGCTGTGCTATACTTTTCACCAtttgtaaaaaaatttaaaatagcGGCAGACTGTCAAAAATGGCAGGAAAATTCTGAAAAGATAAAATGTTTTACACCTATTCAAATAGTCTCATTAAAATTTTTAAACTTTTGAGCACACACTGAGGTGGAATGTTACATAGCCCTTGTCATATTTCCACAACATGCTACTATCAGAAGATTAGTCCAAACTCATAACATATTTTTAACACCAATCATCACAAGAGAATGAGCACTGTAGAATTTCCCATCCACACTGAAGGTAAAGTGTGATTATTGCAGCCCATAATTGAGTGTGGGCCACATCTGTTTCTGGACCATATTGTACGCTAAAGATGTCAGGAATGTGATTTAATGACACGCCAGCGAGAGGAGGACAACTACCGGGCTGCCACTTCTTGCGGAGAGTGCAAGGCAACTGCTTTAATTAAAAAGTATCTTTCTGAAGAGTGAAAAATCAGCAGGAAGGAATGTTGTTTTCATTCTCGGAGCCTataaagcacccccccccccccccccccttccgatAGGGGTAGTCCCCCTCATGTAGAGCAGGAGGTCTGCCTTTTCCTCCCCCCCTCTTCTCCTAAGCCCCGCCTCACGTGTTTACATTCCTCTGCCCTTATTTGGAGATTCCCCCCCACCCTACCGCAACCTTTTACACTCCTTGTGTGGAGTGCAAACACACTCACCTTCTCAGCGAGGAAAGAACTCACTCCAGCCATTTGACCCTGAACGTTATCCGGCATGGAAAAAGCCGTGTccgctgcggcggcggcgctgcTGCGTCACCTCGGCTCTTCATCAACTTCTTAGGAGATGTGGATTCTCTTGCGTCCCCGCCTGCGAGTTGCGAAAAAGGTAGGAGTATTTGTTAGGCTTAAATGACGGAGGGGTGATGGTCAGCGCATAGGGGGGGAAACATCTGCCTATAAAGCAGCTTGCACCTTGCTCGGAATGTTACGAGAGAGATTTACTGGGAAGCTGCGGGAGGAGGCCCGAGCCGGCCCGGCAAGCCGGATGCGCGTTCccacttgtgtgtttgtgcatgtgggGGGGTAAGCCAATAGTCTTACATCAGTGGCGGGGGTGAGGAGGGGGAGCATTATCATGCATGTCTGCTCTTTAGATCTGATCATGGTCTTGAACTGAAGACGATAGATCAAGTGAGAAGTCTGTGGGGTTTTTTTGGGTGTCCTCAGCGGATTCATAAAGTTGAACTAGCAGCGAGAGCAAATTCTTCTAGTGTTGATCTTGACGTCTCTCGTGATGGATGATGAGCGGGCCCGGCCACATACCGCTGACCTCCTGTGCTTCTCGAGCATTAAAGAGGTTGTTTGGACATATGCCAAAGGTCAAGGGGCAGAGAAGGGTGGCTCGATCGCAGCAGGGAGAGGAATGCAGGGGTCACAACTGTCAAGATGTGCAGCCGTTGTATTATATAATCCcatcttgtttatttattacctTCTATGGATGTCCAACAACAGTGGTGGacctgtgattaaaaaaaaaaaaaaaatcttctcacCAGCCACCACCTTGAATAATAGAAATACCTCTTTCCTATGTTACAGTGGCACGCTGTCAAAGTTTAAGCCAGGATAAAGCACAGAGCAAGAAGACCCCCAacggaggagagcccaccttggTCACGAGGACCTGCAGCACCTCGGCCACCTCCAGCCCCGACCACAGCGATCACGCCCTCTCCGTCAGCAGCGACTCAGGCCTGTCCAGCACCTCGCTCTGGGCAGATAGACCCGCAGCTTCGTCGGCGGCCGTGACCTCTACCGCCGTCCGTTCCCACCAGGGTCCCAGCCAACAGGAGAAAGTTCAGCTCAAACAGTTGTTGAGTGGATTCGGAGTGGAGGACCCCTCGCTTGAGGAGATGGATGATCCGGCCCCAAGAGTGGCCATTCATCAGATAGTCCCAGCTCAAGTGCACATTAACGGCGACCCCTCAAGAAGTCCTCAAGAGAGGGAGACGGACATTCTGGACGATGAGGTAATCACGGGGCAGGATCTGCatagcgtggacagctttgggacATTGTCGTCCTCCTGCCATAAAAGCAGCCAGAATTCCTTGCTCTCAGACGGCTTCATGGGTCCGGGAGGAGAGGAAATCCAGCAAAGCCAGAACCAGCTCCATCACCCGCCATCTTGTCCTATGGAGGACTATGAGAGACATTATGGCGAGGCGAGAAGGGGCCACATTGGTCCCAGGAGCAACTCGGTGGTGACTTCCAACCCCAGCATCACTTCCGTGCCAAAGCATGTCTACAGACAGGGAAGCTATTCCACACAGTCGTGGGTCCGCCAGCAACAGATGGTTGCGCAACAGTTCATTTTCATGCCCGAGGATGGAAATGATGCAGAAAGGTACCAAGGGAACAAACAAAGGAGTAGTTCGCCCAAAGAAGGCCCAACCTCGGAGCAGGGGACCTCGGCCACATCTTCTCCGAGAGGAACAGTTCCTCGCAAGGAAcaagccgcactgaacaataacaacaacaacaaacgagACGAGGAGTTCAAATCTCTTACCGTGGATATTGACAACTCCATCGATCAGCTCAATCAGCTCATCATGGACCTGGACCCCACTTTCACGCCGCCCTCCAGCAAAAGCAGCTCCATCCAGAGGAACGGCAGCGCGCGTGTCAACGGCTCGGCTTCCGAGTGCTCCAACGGCATCCATCTGCGATTGGGCGAGAACGACGCGCAGCAGATGGGTAAGAGAGTTGAGCATGTGAAGGTCCAAAACATTATTTCTTGTCCACTGTGAAGAGCCCCCCTTCCCCCCTCCCAACCCGGCGTGTTTGAGTGGCAGAAATAGCAGGCTTGCTGCCAGCGTTTTTCAGATGTTTTCAGTACGTTTCTCAGGTCGCTGCGTTGTTCAGGCCTGCCCGTTTAGCTATCTGGAGGAGGACCAGCACAGTATACCagaagagagaggggggggggggctttttgaaCATTGTGACTCAACAAATAAAGCACTGGCTTTCCAGTGGAAAGCAACAGGCTACTTCCCGTTCAGTTGTTTAGCAATCAAAATAGCTTTTAGTATGATCTTGAcaatgcccaaaaaaaaaaaagtcacacatgACCATTTTGAGTGAGTCGAGCTTAGAAAAACCACAAGGTTATTAAGTTTCACTCTCTTAACTCGGAATGGTCAATGACAGCTGCCGTGCACTCAAGTTGCTGTTTTGAGCAGGAAATTAATGAGGCGGAAAGGAGAGGCAGTCATCCATCTGGTCGTGGGTGAATCACAACTCCAGCATGTATTTGTGGCtggtggaggggaggggaggcttGGCCTGAGGAATTCCCAAGAACTGTAAGCCTGCaggcaaatatttttccatttgattCAAACAAAGCTAATACCTGTCTGAGCGTATCAGCTGCAAGAAAGGGGGCGGAGTCAAACtcaaagggaggggaggggggggttatgCATTGTTGCTTATCAAATGACCACCAGGACATGACAGCTCTGGTCCACTCGCTAGACAATGTGACTGATGAGCTGCATTTTTAGCACTTGGGCATCATTAGCATTCTTCAGGGTTGACAGTCCTGAGAACATCAAATTAACACCCATGTGCTGAATGGTGATGTTCCTCAGAGTACTCTGagcaaccccccacacacagtaGCCCACCAGATTGCTCCCTCGCATTCCTCAGCTGTCCTCTCAAAACACGACTTCAGGCGTTAGCCTTTGATCAACCTGCCAGAATGAACTCAGCCCCCGTTTAATGATTCCTCTACGGTTCTGCGTGtccagttgtccagtccaacgaCGGGGATGTGGCACGGAGTTTAAGCCGTCAAGGGAGCGACGTCGCAAGGTTCTGCAGCTCGGGTTGGACGCGAACCGAGGAGTACAGAATCCAGAGGACGTACTCGCCGCAATCCCAGCAGGTACGTGAAACGGCGCAGGTTTGCTTCCAGATGTTGGCTTGATGGCAACTTTTCCTGTTTGTCTCCAGCATGCCGTGTTGTGCAGGAACGACAGCGCTGACTACGGGTCGCCAGGTCCAGACGCAGACGGCAGGGTCGAAGCCGGGTGTGATGTGGCTCCGCCCACTCCCGCCTTCCCTATATCTCCACCTACGCCATACGGTGCGTCAAAGTCCTTCTGCTTAAGTTGTGATCCTGTCAAATGTTGAGGCCACCTTATTTTGAGCATacggaaataacaaatgtctcgtTTTGATGGTTTCAGTGAAAAATGTGCCCGAGTTTACTCAGTCATTCCGGCAAACGCCACCACCTGCCATTCATTCCTACGGAGGCTTCCGGACAGACCACGGTAAGACGATTTCTCGCCTGATTTTCAGAGAGAAACCCCAAAACAATTTTCCTGACCGATCTTTGGTTCCTCGGTTAGATTCAATGCTTTTGGTTTTGTGGGCTTTATCTGTAGTGAAGACCGTCTATCTTCTAGATTGCTCCCACAGCTAAGAAGTGGTACCAGCATGGGACAGAGGACTTCAATGAAATGGACTTAATCCTTACATCATGGATTGTAAATCACAAAGAGACAGACGGACGATATCGCcgtcttgtattttattttaactcAACTTTCCCGTATCGACGTTGCGGCCCGCAGTTGTCGGTCTTTTGCTTCGAAAGGCCTGGGAACTAAACGCCGCCCCCGCTGTGCCTCTTAAAAGCAGAGACGCTCGGGCCAGAAACTCAGCTACATTCAGTTCTGTCTCGTTGCCGTGGTTACTGTGGGCCAGGAAGTTTGACACAGAGACAAacttttcttccccccccccccgcttttGAAAGTGTACACAGTGGCAAATACAAACAAGGAAACGCCAAGTTGAACAACAGCGAGCTTTCAGCTAACTATGTCAGAGCGCTCAATTAAATCTGATTTGTGGCGGAAATAATTGCTAGGTAGTCTCATAAAGATTGACGACTGCTGTTTTCATTTCCTGTACGCCACAATATTGATTGGACACGATCCACATCTCTTCTCTCGGGGCAGTATTTTCCAATGATGAGGCCATTCCTGTACTTCCTCCCTCTCGCTTCAAATACAAAATGGAAAGAAAAGCCGTCAGTAATTCTCTTCACTCACACAGAATCACGAGGCTATTCAGAAATGGTCAATCACGTTGGAGTCGATATGGCAAATATCAACTGCCACCGGACGACACATTCCGCCTCCAATGTTGGCTCCCATCAGCGGAATGACGGGTAAGTTTTCGTCCATCTGCATCCGAATATAAAATTACGTGCTCTCATCTTTCTCCCTTTTTACAACAAAAGCCCATCAGTGAACCAGTCTTGGCCGGAACACCCCGTCCTGAGCCGTCAAGCCTCTTTGAACAGCTTCCCCTCCAACAGGCAATCCCCCCAGCACTCCCCCTCACTGGACTACGGGCACCGAGGCGTCCACCCGGAACCCAACGGCCACAGCTCACCTCGTAACAGCCAGCGAAGCCGTATGGCTCGCTACGCTCTCGGCCACAGTCCCGCCCAAAGCTTCGACGAACAGGAAGATTCACACTGTCCCCCAAACGGGATTCTCTCCTTGGATGAGAATCAATCTCAGCTGCCGCATCAGCCTGAGAAGAAGAGGGTACCAGATGGGGAACATGGGGGCACAGCATCCCCTGCACCGAGCGGATTCTCAAGTCCGCACAGCACGAGTTCCCTGAGTATCCCCTTCCCCAACGTCTTGCCAGACCTGTCGGCTCAGATCCCGAGAACAGGTTCGCCTCTGCCGGGTGAGCCAGGCGGGAGCTACGAAAACAAGCCGGTGGGCTTGATGAGCACGCAAAGTTCACTCTGCTCTTGTTTGTTTTGCAGATGTGCTAGCCAGCAAGCAGGTTACGGTCAAATTTGTACAAGATACATCCAAATTCTGGTACAAGGCTGACATCTCCAGAGACCAAGGTGAGTTTGTCCCTTCAAATTGTTCTGGCTTTCACATGGTAAAAACAAAATTCATCTTCATCCTGGTAAACCAGACTCATCTTAGTCATCATGAGTAGATGTCTCCAAAACCTTCGCCTGTGAAAAGTCACAGGAAGTGGCCCATTTCGGGTAACTTCAAGGCGGtgttaaaaataaacacatcccATTAAATCTGATGGCGTTCAAATTTGAAGCACACATACTGGACACAGATGGCTCATGGAAAACTGCAAAACATGAGCTTTCAACTTTGCATGTGAGCAAAACACTTGACTTGTCACGGTATACTAACTCATTTCCACAAGGTCAAGCTGGACCAAGGTCTTGCCCTAAAAAGAGGCGGCCACTAGTGGCAGAAATGCGATAACGTTGCTCCTCACATTCCACTTTGCTTCATACTCACAGCAATGTCCAATGCAGGTTtgacttttctttcattttttgctgaaaatgtttttgtgGCGCAGCCATTTCAGTCTTAAAGGACAAGGAGCCAGGCTGCTTCATTGTGCGGGACAGCCATTCCTTCCGAGGTGCCTACGGGCTGGCCATGAAGGTGGCCACACCCCCGGCCTCTGTTCTCCAGCAGAGCAAAAAAGGTACAAAACACATCAGAGAATCTCAATTGTTCATTTGGTACCTGAACATTTTGGAGTATGTGGCGGTGGCAAACGTTAACTGAATGAATTTTGGGAGGGAAACAAAATGGCCTTACTGCAAAGTGAGTCTCAGGGACATCCTGGGAATCACTTCCAAAGCCATCTCATGTTACTGTCCACTATAGTCGCCTTCATAGTGGAACCCGAGAGTCTTCACTGTACGAGGGGCGTCATCGCCATGAAGCAAAACAGAGTGCCGCTGTCTGATAGCTCTCAGATCAGCCGCTAATCTTTCAGCCTAGAACAAAGGAGGtgctctatccatccatccatccatccatccatccatccatccatccatccatccatccatccatccatccatccatccatccatccatccatccatccatccatccatccatcccgccTCCTGTCCGATGTCAATGGGGGTCACTGAAGTGAGGAGTTATTTCTGAAACCAAACATTCTCTGGACATGTTGCAGCGTGACACAAAGTTGCATCTCACCGTTTTTCTGTGGGACAATAAAAGCGTGCGCATCCTTCTCAAGTTCAGCACAAAGTGTACGGACATACCTTTCTGGCCACTGCTTATGTGAACCctctcaacacacacacgcacctgtCCCTTTTGTTCACCATGGTCCCGACGCGGTCCAAAGGCACCTGTGGTGACATCATGACACGGTCCCCCCTCCGCACTCTCAGCTTAGTCCATTGTGGTTTCTTATTAGTGTGAAACCCAACCCATCTCAAGGAGCGGGTCTTTCTCCGAGCCTTTGTGTCCAGACATTCCTCAGCTCCTCCTGGCCGCCCCCAACACCCTCTGAGGCTCTCCTGTGGAATCATAATCCCATTCATCTCACGAGTGGCAGCAACTTCACGTCTTTGAAGGGAATTACCCGGCAAGCTCGGACGGACCTGCTGCTTTTGCTCTAGAGGAGCCGTTGAATCTCTCGAAAACAGAACAATTGCAATGAAGTCATGAtcttgttttgtgtgtttggcaGGTGGAGATCTTGCCAATGAATTAGTGCGCCATTTCCTGATTGAGTGCTCACAGAAGGGTGTTCGCTTGAAAGGTTGCCCCAATGAGCCCTATTTTGGTGAGTGACATCATTTGGCAAATCAAAATCATTCCAGTCGCTACAGGCGCTGCGCTCTGCTGCCCTCTGGCGTTCAAGGGTGCATCTTACAATTCAAGATTTCCCAAAAGTTTTTCCAGTTAAACAGTCGTTAACCAGTTTGGTAATAATCTGTCGCTACGGGCGCGGCGCTCTGCTGCCCTCTGGCGTTCAAGGGCGCATTTTACAGTCCAAGATTTCCCAAACCTTTTTCAATTTAGCAACATTCAATAATCTGTTTCGTAATAACACAATCAAAGTCCCtgcatgtattttttgttttacaggAAGTTTAACTGCATTGGTTTGCCAACATTCAATAACTCCCTTGGCCCTGCCCTGTAAACTCATCATACCAgacagaggtaaaaaaaaaaaaaatctgatttgagTCTGTTATGTGAATCATATTTTTATCTGAAATTATCGATTTTCccctccaacttttttttttttagatcctcTCGAAGATGTGGTGGAGAACACGTCTCAGTCAGTCACAAACTCTGCCGCGGAACTGCTCAAACAAGGAGCAGGTAACTCGCTTCGTTCGGTTTACACTGCTTGGCTGTCGAGTGACACAATTACAAAAATTTGTCAATTCCCATCTCTGtagcctgtaacgtttggttcctGGGCTCGGTGGACATGGAGTCGCTGACGGGGGTGCAGGCGGTGCAGAAAGCCACCGGGATGATTCTGAGCTCCAACCCCCCTCCGACTTCCACAGTGGTCCACTTCAAGGTCTCCTCGCAGGGAATCACC is a genomic window containing:
- the LOC125985321 gene encoding tensin-3 isoform X2, whose translation is MEEGYELDLTYITERIIAVSFPRGCLEEIYAHNLKDVTRMLKSKHADNYLIINLSEKRHDLSRMNPKTLDTGWPDMHAPPLDKICTICKAMESWLNADPLHVVVIHCRGGKGRIGVVISSFVHFTDVSASADQALDRFAMRKYYDDKVSALMTPSQKRYVWILNSLLSGSMKINASPLFLHYIILHGIPNFESSGVCRPYVKVYQGMQAVYSSGIYHIGSGHRGRICVTLEPAQLLKGDIMIKCYHKSEVSSEREVIFRLQFHTGAVQGYKMMFDKEDMESANKDSRFPEYGKVELVFSEGPEKIPGADRWHNGTDVTVDYNTADPLIRWDSYQNMCDAEGTVALARCQSLSQDKAQSKKTPNGGEPTLVTRTCSTSATSSPDHSDHALSVSSDSGLSSTSLWADRPAASSAAVTSTAVRSHQGPSQQEKVQLKQLLSGFGVEDPSLEEMDDPAPRVAIHQIVPAQVHINGDPSRSPQERETDILDDEVITGQDLHSVDSFGTLSSSCHKSSQNSLLSDGFMGPGGEEIQQSQNQLHHPPSCPMEDYERHYGEARRGHIGPRSNSVVTSNPSITSVPKHVYRQGSYSTQSWVRQQQMVAQQFIFMPEDGNDAERYQGNKQRSSSPKEGPTSEQGTSATSSPRGTVPRKEQAALNNNNNNKRDEEFKSLTVDIDNSIDQLNQLIMDLDPTFTPPSSKSSSIQRNGSARVNGSASECSNGIHLRLGENDAQQMVVQSNDGDVARSLSRQGSDVARFCSSGWTRTEEYRIQRTYSPQSQQHAVLCRNDSADYGSPGPDADGRVEAGCDVAPPTPAFPISPPTPYVKNVPEFTQSFRQTPPPAIHSYGGFRTDHESRGYSEMVNHVGVDMANINCHRTTHSASNVGSHQRNDGPSVNQSWPEHPVLSRQASLNSFPSNRQSPQHSPSLDYGHRGVHPEPNGHSSPRNSQRSRMARYALGHSPAQSFDEQEDSHCPPNGILSLDENQSQLPHQPEKKRVPDGEHGGTASPAPSGFSSPHSTSSLSIPFPNVLPDLSAQIPRTDVLASKQVTVKFVQDTSKFWYKADISRDQAISVLKDKEPGCFIVRDSHSFRGAYGLAMKVATPPASVLQQSKKGGDLANELVRHFLIECSQKGVRLKGCPNEPYFGSLTALVCQHSITPLALPCKLIIPDRDPLEDVVENTSQSVTNSAAELLKQGAACNVWFLGSVDMESLTGVQAVQKATGMILSSNPPPTSTVVHFKVSSQGITLTDNQRKLFFRRHYNVNTVIFCALDPQDRKWKRDGCSSAKIFGFVARKSGTSMDNVCHLFAEHDPEQPASAIVNFVSKVMIGSLKSK
- the LOC125985321 gene encoding tensin-3 isoform X1, translating into MEEGYELDLTYITERIIAVSFPRGCLEEIYAHNLKDVTRMLKSKHADNYLIINLSEKRHDLSRMNPKTLDTGWPDMHAPPLDKICTICKAMESWLNADPLHVVVIHCRGGKGRIGVVISSFVHFTDVSASADQALDRFAMRKYYDDKVSALMTPSQKRYVWILNSLLSGSMKINASPLFLHYIILHGIPNFESSGVCRPYVKVYQGMQAVYSSGIYHIGSGHRGRICVTLEPAQLLKGDIMIKCYHKSEVSSEREVIFRLQFHTGAVQGYKMMFDKEDMESANKDSRFPEYGKVELVFSEGPEKIPGADRWHNGTDVTVDYNTADPLIRWDSYQNMCDAEGTVALARCQSLSQDKAQSKKTPNGGEPTLVTRTCSTSATSSPDHSDHALSVSSDSGLSSTSLWADRPAASSAAVTSTAVRSHQGPSQQEKVQLKQLLSGFGVEDPSLEEMDDPAPRVAIHQIVPAQVHINGDPSRSPQERETDILDDEVITGQDLHSVDSFGTLSSSCHKSSQNSLLSDGFMGPGGEEIQQSQNQLHHPPSCPMEDYERHYGEARRGHIGPRSNSVVTSNPSITSVPKHVYRQGSYSTQSWVRQQQMVAQQFIFMPEDGNDAERYQGNKQRSSSPKEGPTSEQGTSATSSPRGTVPRKEQAALNNNNNNKRDEEFKSLTVDIDNSIDQLNQLIMDLDPTFTPPSSKSSSIQRNGSARVNGSASECSNGIHLRLGENDAQQMVVQSNDGDVARSLSRQGSDVARFCSSGWTRTEEYRIQRTYSPQSQQHAVLCRNDSADYGSPGPDADGRVEAGCDVAPPTPAFPISPPTPYVKNVPEFTQSFRQTPPPAIHSYGGFRTDHESRGYSEMVNHVGVDMANINCHRTTHSASNVGSHQRNDGPSVNQSWPEHPVLSRQASLNSFPSNRQSPQHSPSLDYGHRGVHPEPNGHSSPRNSQRSRMARYALGHSPAQSFDEQEDSHCPPNGILSLDENQSQLPHQPEKKRVPDGEHGGTASPAPSGFSSPHSTSSLSIPFPNVLPDLSAQIPRTGSPLPDVLASKQVTVKFVQDTSKFWYKADISRDQAISVLKDKEPGCFIVRDSHSFRGAYGLAMKVATPPASVLQQSKKGGDLANELVRHFLIECSQKGVRLKGCPNEPYFGSLTALVCQHSITPLALPCKLIIPDRDPLEDVVENTSQSVTNSAAELLKQGAACNVWFLGSVDMESLTGVQAVQKATGMILSSNPPPTSTVVHFKVSSQGITLTDNQRKLFFRRHYNVNTVIFCALDPQDRKWKRDGCSSAKIFGFVARKSGTSMDNVCHLFAEHDPEQPASAIVNFVSKVMIGSLKSK